The region CTAAAGTATGGACCAAAACATTAGAGAATCATGTTAAACCAGAACCTTGGCCTATGTATGTATGCAACATACATGGACACAATAACTTCACATTCAATTCCATATGAGGTTGAAAAAGTACCTCGGTCTCCATTTTCTGCCCATTGAACCATACATCCATTGTGTCCTTTTCTGTTGAAACCATACAGTAGTAATTTAGTATATTATTAGTATTGCTTGCATCATATTTTTCACCATaggcctacaggacagaagcaCCATGCAGTGCATTGGAACGATTGCTAGTGATTTACCGGTGTGCATTACACATCCACAAGAGCATCATAACATCACACAGTGCAGAGTTCCCTGCTTTGTTTATTCATGTCACATGGAGCTTTCTGCTATAGGCTACAAAGGACAGTGTCCCTTCCAATCAGGTTGCTCGCATGGCTTAAAATAGCCAACCCAAAAGTGTTCCCCTAATAGATTATACTCCTCAGAACAGCGCTGACCTGCATGTTGCCTTACACACAGCCAACTATGTTTTTATAGACTTTTTAGAATAGACAGTGTAGCTGGTATTGACACTTAAATATTGCTCAATGCTCATAAGAAAGAAAATGCTTTTTGTTTTTTGATCCTTACCAAGGACAATCCTGCAGTCAACACCATCCACTTGCAGCACCCACGTTTTAGTGACTTTGGATCTGTTATCTATGAACTTCTGGAGACTCTTGCCATCAATCTCCAAGGTGTACTCGTAGGTAAAGCCACTGATAGCCTCAATGTTTACTGTTGCTTTTGTTTCCATGCCTCCCACTGTGAAGGTCTCCTTTCCAACCAGTTTGAACATCCAATCTCTTCTGAGCACCTCCTGAGGAAGAAAGCAAATCAGACACAGCCATAGGCCTTCTGTACAAAGCTCTGACTACTCAGTAACACATTAGAGATCATAAGAAGGAATAGGTTTCAGGGCCTACGTACCTGTCCATTGATCCAAACAACCCTCTTCCCTGTCGCCGTGCCGTGTTCAAACTCAACCCTGTAAACCCCATCGCTTAACGCCACCTCCCAGATACCAACAACATCTCCGGCCATCATCTTGACTGACCTTGCAAGGGTATAAAGCCTGTAGGCCTAACTGGAAATGATTATATATGTCCCATCGACGCTATCCTCGTTTCAAATCAAGGTTGTAGT is a window of Oncorhynchus masou masou isolate Uvic2021 chromosome 7, UVic_Omas_1.1, whole genome shotgun sequence DNA encoding:
- the LOC135543002 gene encoding fas apoptotic inhibitory molecule 1-like, with translation MMAGDVVGIWEVALSDGVYRVEFEHGTATGKRVVWINGQEVLRRDWMFKLVGKETFTVGGMETKATVNIEAISGFTYEYTLEIDGKSLQKFIDNRSKVTKTWVLQVDGVDCRIVLEKDTMDVWFNGQKMETEGEFVDDGTETHFAVADHECCIKALSSGKKRAGIVHYLMVDGEAVPGWTD